In Acidobacteriota bacterium, a single window of DNA contains:
- a CDS encoding penicillin acylase family protein: MKSARTLFAAVLLLFSASAVGRHEGSSDLVERAQKANPPIAGELKLDGLQSPVTVMRDNWGVAHIYAANQHDLFFAQGFVAAQDRLFQMELWKRAGQGRLAEVLGKFAIDRDRFARLLKYRGDVRREYKSYATDTLSILSAFTDGINAYIRYLNSQTGPGLPISFQLAGFRPEPWKPEDCLSRIAAYSMTGNARIELTNAELLTKIGAEKTQRILDPDPPAKLDAAEGVDYSGLSPNLLDGLVGGDTRIEFAVHNAPVGSNNWTISGKLTESGKPILANDPHRVIALPSLRYMVHLSAPGWDVIGAGEPALPGVAIGHNQHIAWGLTIFPVDQQDLYIEELNPANPLEYKRNGKWQAMRTERSVIQVKDGSPETITLKFTQHGPLLWEAASHNRALALRWVGAEPGTAGYLASLSLDRAQNWNEFLAALERWKLPPENMVYADTEGNIGEQSAGLTPIRTWTGLLPIMGVDGGHEWSGFVPLEQLPRTFNPVEGWFATANNRTFAENYKYKVGYEWATYRVERIRQVLSEFAERQRKIRLQDVEELQRDVYSLPADQLIRMLPRHSDGPERRFLEILKDWDRMMRSTAVAAGLYEIWENHVRSALLEKIAGTSAPKTVHLNTQQAMDFLKFLPADQQQRLLLSTLADAGHELEQQAGPDPALWSWGSLHTMTFRHPLDQLQGAKGLFDLGPVARPGDANTVNATGSGTAGYRQASGASYREIFDLSNWDNSLAINTPGQSGEPGSRHYSDLLPVWAAGQYFPLLYSKEGIEQNVTDVLVLTPAKSNRQ, from the coding sequence ATGAAATCTGCGCGCACACTATTCGCGGCCGTTCTCCTCCTCTTCTCTGCCTCTGCAGTTGGCCGGCATGAAGGCTCATCAGACCTCGTTGAGCGGGCGCAAAAAGCCAATCCTCCCATTGCGGGAGAGCTCAAGCTTGATGGTTTGCAAAGCCCGGTGACGGTCATGCGCGATAATTGGGGCGTTGCGCACATTTATGCGGCGAATCAGCACGATCTGTTCTTTGCCCAGGGGTTCGTGGCCGCGCAGGATCGTCTCTTCCAAATGGAGTTATGGAAGCGTGCAGGACAGGGAAGGCTGGCAGAAGTCTTGGGCAAGTTCGCAATTGACCGCGATCGTTTTGCCCGCCTGCTCAAATATCGCGGCGATGTGCGGCGCGAATACAAGAGTTACGCGACGGATACTCTGTCGATATTGTCGGCGTTTACTGATGGCATAAACGCTTACATACGCTACTTGAATTCCCAAACTGGTCCGGGGCTGCCAATCAGTTTTCAACTAGCCGGCTTCAGGCCCGAGCCATGGAAGCCTGAAGATTGCCTCTCGCGGATCGCAGCTTACTCGATGACGGGAAATGCTCGTATCGAGCTGACAAATGCTGAGCTCTTGACGAAGATCGGGGCCGAGAAAACCCAACGAATCCTCGATCCCGATCCACCCGCTAAGCTTGATGCGGCCGAGGGCGTCGATTATTCCGGTCTTTCGCCGAACTTGCTTGATGGATTGGTCGGTGGGGACACGCGCATCGAATTTGCAGTTCACAACGCTCCCGTGGGAAGCAACAACTGGACGATTTCCGGCAAGCTGACTGAGAGCGGCAAACCGATACTAGCCAACGATCCGCATCGCGTGATCGCTTTGCCGTCTCTACGTTACATGGTGCATTTGAGTGCGCCAGGATGGGACGTAATTGGTGCCGGCGAACCCGCCTTACCCGGGGTTGCCATCGGACACAACCAGCACATCGCCTGGGGACTAACGATCTTCCCTGTCGATCAACAGGATCTTTACATCGAGGAACTCAACCCGGCGAATCCGCTGGAGTACAAGCGCAATGGGAAGTGGCAGGCAATGCGAACCGAGAGGTCGGTCATCCAGGTGAAAGACGGCTCTCCCGAAACGATAACGCTCAAATTCACTCAGCACGGGCCCCTGCTCTGGGAAGCCGCCTCCCACAATCGTGCGCTGGCGTTGCGTTGGGTGGGAGCCGAACCCGGGACTGCCGGATATCTGGCTTCACTCTCGCTGGATCGTGCACAAAACTGGAACGAGTTTCTCGCCGCGCTCGAGCGTTGGAAGCTTCCTCCGGAAAACATGGTCTACGCCGATACCGAGGGAAATATAGGAGAACAGTCGGCGGGACTAACTCCGATTCGCACCTGGACCGGCCTGCTTCCCATAATGGGAGTCGATGGCGGCCATGAATGGTCGGGCTTCGTACCGCTGGAGCAGCTGCCTCGCACTTTCAATCCTGTGGAAGGATGGTTTGCCACTGCTAATAATCGCACCTTCGCCGAAAACTACAAGTACAAGGTGGGATATGAATGGGCAACGTATCGCGTTGAGAGGATTCGTCAGGTCTTGTCCGAATTTGCGGAGAGGCAACGCAAGATACGCCTGCAGGATGTCGAAGAATTGCAGCGCGATGTCTATTCGCTGCCCGCCGATCAACTCATCCGCATGTTGCCTCGGCATAGCGACGGTCCTGAGCGTCGCTTTCTCGAGATCCTGAAAGACTGGGACCGCATGATGCGCTCCACTGCGGTTGCCGCTGGGCTTTACGAAATTTGGGAGAACCACGTGCGGAGTGCCTTGCTGGAAAAGATCGCCGGCACATCAGCGCCGAAAACGGTCCATTTGAACACGCAACAAGCCATGGATTTTCTCAAGTTTTTGCCAGCTGATCAGCAACAACGCCTGTTGCTCTCAACACTTGCCGACGCGGGACACGAATTAGAACAACAGGCAGGACCCGATCCAGCCTTGTGGTCGTGGGGCTCGCTGCACACCATGACGTTCAGGCACCCGCTTGATCAACTGCAGGGAGCCAAGGGACTCTTCGATCTCGGGCCGGTCGCAAGACCGGGAGATGCCAATACTGTAAATGCGACTGGCTCCGGAACCGCCGGATATCGGCAGGCCTCCGGCGCCAGCTATCGAGAGATCTTTGACTTGAGCAACTGGGATAATTCCCTCGCAATCAACACTCCAGGTCAATCCGGCGAGCCTGGCAGCCGGCATTACTCTGACCTCCTCCCCGTTTGGGCAGCCGGACAGTATTTCCCTTTGCTCTATTCAAAGGAGGGTATTGAGCAGAATGTGACGGATGTGCTGGTTCTGACGCCCGCGAAAAGCAATCGGCAATAA
- a CDS encoding peptidase S1: MESRMSLRDRMRSHRFLSTVLVVMTLFVGILIGTVIQKGVKGATKSVNSSDATQLKVPAPQQLSNAFSQVAKTLEPSVVNINTESTPKTTPRTRRRGQQVPDDQDGDPFQDFFDRFFGGQGGSPFGGGGSTTEHSLGSGVIVDSKGYIITNQHVVDKADRIRVKLDGDPPGVQHDAKVIGTDPETDLAVIKIEVDHPLAAAKLGNSDSMNVGDWVLAIGSPFALEESVTAGIVSSKGRDIDNRRQFQHFIQTDAAINPGNSGGPLVNMNSEVIGINTAIFTESGGYQGIGFALPSNTVVEVYNQLTGPEHKVVRGSIGVAFSAQPNPAIARVYGAKTGVTVSSVTPNGPADQAGLKIGDTITSVNGKPVKNGDELVSSISAEKPGTKIKIGYERGAKPAETTVTIADRAKLYGNTASNEEESGNEEQPVSGKLGLSVRPITPDMADRLGIPANKGVIVADVKAGSFAEDIGLSRGDVILEVNKQPVNSDDDFRRITGQLKSGQDVVFLVRQGRGRNASTIFLAGTLP, encoded by the coding sequence ATGGAATCGCGTATGTCATTAAGAGATCGCATGCGGTCACACCGCTTTTTGTCCACCGTGCTCGTGGTGATGACCTTATTTGTCGGCATTCTTATCGGTACGGTCATACAAAAAGGTGTGAAGGGCGCCACGAAAAGTGTCAATAGCTCGGATGCAACCCAGCTGAAAGTTCCGGCGCCGCAGCAGTTGTCGAACGCCTTCAGCCAGGTAGCCAAGACACTTGAGCCTAGCGTGGTAAACATCAATACGGAATCGACGCCGAAAACCACTCCACGCACGCGGCGTCGCGGCCAACAGGTACCGGACGATCAGGATGGCGATCCGTTTCAGGACTTTTTTGATCGCTTCTTTGGCGGACAAGGTGGAAGTCCGTTCGGCGGTGGCGGCAGCACGACCGAGCACTCGTTGGGATCGGGAGTGATTGTCGATTCCAAGGGCTACATCATTACTAATCAGCACGTAGTCGATAAGGCAGACCGGATTCGGGTGAAACTGGACGGCGATCCGCCGGGCGTCCAGCACGATGCGAAGGTGATTGGAACCGATCCAGAAACTGACTTGGCGGTCATCAAGATTGAGGTGGATCACCCACTCGCCGCAGCAAAACTCGGCAACTCGGACTCGATGAATGTTGGCGACTGGGTGCTGGCGATTGGGAGTCCGTTCGCGCTGGAAGAGTCCGTGACTGCTGGCATTGTGTCGTCGAAGGGTCGCGATATTGATAATCGGCGGCAGTTCCAGCACTTCATTCAGACCGACGCGGCCATCAATCCCGGAAATTCCGGCGGTCCGCTGGTGAATATGAACTCGGAAGTGATCGGGATCAACACGGCGATCTTTACCGAGTCGGGTGGATATCAAGGCATCGGCTTTGCTCTGCCATCAAACACAGTCGTAGAGGTCTACAACCAGCTCACTGGTCCTGAACACAAAGTTGTGCGCGGATCCATCGGTGTTGCCTTCAGCGCTCAACCGAATCCGGCGATCGCTCGCGTCTATGGCGCCAAGACTGGAGTGACAGTCTCGAGCGTTACCCCGAATGGTCCGGCCGATCAGGCTGGCTTGAAGATCGGCGACACCATCACCTCGGTGAATGGCAAGCCGGTTAAGAATGGTGACGAACTCGTCAGCAGCATCTCGGCGGAAAAACCCGGCACCAAGATCAAGATCGGGTATGAACGCGGAGCCAAGCCGGCCGAAACAACAGTTACCATCGCAGATCGTGCCAAGCTGTACGGCAATACCGCGTCAAATGAAGAAGAATCCGGGAATGAAGAGCAGCCGGTTTCCGGCAAACTCGGCCTTTCTGTCAGGCCGATCACCCCCGATATGGCCGACAGACTGGGAATTCCCGCAAATAAGGGTGTAATTGTCGCCGATGTGAAAGCCGGATCCTTCGCCGAGGACATTGGGCTGAGCCGCGGCGACGTGATCCTAGAGGTCAACAAGCAGCCGGTGAACAGCGATGACGATTTCCGTCGCATCACCGGTCAGCTGAAGAGCGGCCAGGATGTAGTCTTCCTGGTACGTCAGGGCCGCGGTCGAAACGCCAGCACCATTTTCCTCGCGGGCACTCTGCCGTAA
- a CDS encoding peptidoglycan-binding protein → MGMSAFAVTPKAKTSIKSHSRFARLHRSAWKRHGQQQIASDRAREIQEALIREHYLEGQPTGMWDARTTAAMRKFQSDQGWQSKVVPDSRALIKLGLGPSHENDLNPELMGDGAFSPLRTTTAPQADIAQR, encoded by the coding sequence ATGGGTATGTCGGCTTTTGCAGTTACACCAAAAGCCAAAACCTCAATCAAGAGTCACTCCCGCTTCGCCAGGCTGCATAGATCGGCGTGGAAGCGGCACGGGCAGCAGCAGATTGCCAGCGATAGAGCCCGCGAGATTCAGGAAGCCCTGATCCGCGAGCACTATCTCGAGGGCCAGCCGACTGGTATGTGGGACGCCAGAACCACGGCAGCGATGCGCAAGTTCCAATCTGACCAGGGATGGCAAAGCAAAGTTGTTCCTGATTCCCGCGCTCTGATCAAACTTGGACTTGGGCCGAGCCACGAAAATGATCTCAATCCCGAGCTGATGGGCGATGGCGCATTCAGCCCCTTGAGAACTACAACGGCACCGCAAGCCGATATCGCGCAGCGCTAA
- a CDS encoding RNA polymerase has protein sequence MNPTPEHPDAQTATVQSDELLMLAFCRGSKDAFTELFSRYKQPLFGFFRRRLADSAQAEELTQETFLAVLRGSARYEPSALFRTYLYAIGLKILRAHRRKAAFRATFLGTAHESREPISEPATHEIVLREALGKLERHEREVLLLREFEQLSYAEIAEVLHMPVNTVRSRLFRARMALRDLLAAPVAKPASELTPSEGCV, from the coding sequence ATGAATCCTACGCCCGAACATCCTGACGCGCAGACTGCGACGGTGCAAAGCGATGAGTTGTTAATGCTCGCGTTCTGTCGAGGCTCGAAGGATGCATTCACCGAACTGTTTTCACGATACAAGCAGCCGCTGTTTGGATTCTTTCGGCGACGCCTTGCCGATTCCGCGCAGGCGGAGGAGCTGACACAAGAAACCTTTCTCGCCGTGCTTCGCGGCTCGGCACGCTATGAACCGTCCGCCCTCTTTCGAACCTATCTCTATGCGATTGGCCTAAAGATCCTACGTGCTCATCGCCGCAAGGCAGCCTTTCGGGCGACGTTTCTGGGAACAGCGCACGAATCACGCGAGCCCATTTCAGAACCTGCCACACATGAGATTGTGTTGCGCGAGGCTCTAGGGAAGCTGGAGCGACACGAGCGGGAGGTTCTTTTGTTGCGTGAATTTGAACAGCTAAGCTACGCCGAAATCGCAGAAGTGCTGCACATGCCGGTGAATACGGTGCGCTCGCGCCTGTTTCGCGCGCGTATGGCTCTGCGCGACTTACTGGCAGCTCCGGTGGCTAAGCCTGCTTCGGAGCTGACGCCGTCGGAGGGATGTGTATGA
- a CDS encoding glycoside hydrolase family 15 protein, which yields MLYGSDVTPSIGEYAIIGDCRSAALISKNGSLDWLCWPWFDSPSLFGAILDLGKGGFWRVSPAGEHRSTRRYLPGTNVLETTFQSETGTLRLLDCMPVYDLAYERQHMIPDREVLRIVECTSGEVQLEAAFCPAPKYGTVRAHWRQQKSLGIHVQFIGGALWLRSDLDWQMKGDHAQCEARLRAGDRKYCSLVMMQHGPAVLSPLGDSSEAALSQTVAWWRKWSARCEYQGPFRENVLRSALVLKLLNFAPSGAIVAAPSTSLPEHIGGNLNWDYRYCWLRDASLTVSALFGLGYHDEAESFIDWLLYSTNLTQPRLLVMYTVYGKPVRKEREMNWKGYRNSRPVRIGNDARGQLQLDVYGEVISAAAQLDEYNKSIDRSSGRVLRGIGKYVWEHWTLPDKGIWEPRAGDQHHTHSKVMCWVAMKKLLELYDAGLLKKLDRETAKHTLEEIEGTIKQKAWNEERQTYTAIFGGSEVDASLLLLAKHGFERADSERMRRTYQCIRKEIGTGRGLLYRYRNRLSSGEGAFGICSFWLAEYLALGGGSIEEAESEFQRLLEYGNDLGLFSEEMDPRTAEALGNFPQGFTHVGLINAALTMADRREKETKREQAA from the coding sequence ATGTTATATGGGAGCGACGTTACTCCCTCAATTGGCGAGTACGCCATCATCGGCGATTGCAGATCAGCAGCGCTGATATCCAAAAACGGCTCACTCGACTGGCTGTGTTGGCCCTGGTTCGACAGTCCTTCACTTTTCGGTGCAATTCTGGACTTGGGAAAGGGAGGTTTTTGGCGAGTCTCTCCCGCCGGCGAGCATAGAAGTACCCGCCGATATCTTCCGGGCACCAACGTTCTCGAAACCACCTTCCAGTCTGAAACGGGAACACTCCGCCTCCTCGACTGCATGCCGGTTTACGATCTGGCTTATGAACGCCAACACATGATTCCCGATCGGGAAGTCCTACGGATCGTCGAGTGCACGTCAGGCGAAGTGCAGTTGGAAGCTGCGTTTTGCCCTGCTCCTAAATATGGAACCGTCCGCGCTCACTGGAGGCAGCAGAAAAGTCTTGGGATTCACGTGCAGTTCATCGGCGGAGCTCTGTGGCTACGCAGCGATCTGGATTGGCAAATGAAAGGAGATCATGCCCAATGTGAGGCGCGGCTCCGCGCCGGGGACCGCAAGTACTGCTCGCTGGTCATGATGCAGCATGGACCCGCGGTGCTGTCTCCTCTCGGGGATTCCTCCGAAGCTGCGCTTTCGCAGACCGTAGCATGGTGGAGGAAGTGGTCTGCGCGATGCGAATATCAGGGACCATTTCGGGAGAACGTACTACGCAGTGCGCTGGTGCTAAAGCTTCTAAACTTCGCACCGTCAGGAGCAATCGTCGCTGCTCCCAGCACGTCGCTTCCCGAGCACATTGGTGGAAATCTGAATTGGGACTACCGCTATTGCTGGCTGCGAGACGCCTCTCTGACCGTCTCCGCACTCTTTGGACTTGGATATCACGATGAAGCGGAGTCTTTCATTGATTGGCTGCTGTATTCCACTAATCTTACGCAGCCGCGGCTGCTGGTTATGTACACGGTCTACGGCAAACCCGTAAGAAAAGAACGGGAAATGAACTGGAAGGGATATCGCAACTCCCGGCCGGTGCGCATAGGCAATGATGCCCGCGGCCAGTTGCAGCTCGATGTTTATGGCGAAGTGATCTCGGCCGCCGCGCAGTTGGACGAGTACAACAAGTCCATCGATCGCTCCAGTGGACGGGTACTGCGCGGCATCGGGAAGTATGTCTGGGAGCATTGGACCTTGCCGGATAAAGGCATCTGGGAGCCGCGGGCTGGAGATCAGCATCACACCCACTCCAAAGTCATGTGCTGGGTTGCCATGAAGAAGCTGTTAGAGCTTTATGACGCGGGGCTGCTGAAAAAGCTGGATCGCGAAACAGCTAAGCATACGCTTGAGGAAATAGAGGGAACGATCAAGCAAAAAGCCTGGAATGAGGAGCGGCAGACTTACACCGCCATTTTTGGAGGATCGGAGGTTGATGCGAGCCTTTTGCTACTGGCAAAGCATGGATTTGAGCGCGCAGATTCAGAACGAATGCGCCGGACGTATCAATGCATCCGAAAAGAAATCGGCACCGGCAGGGGACTTCTTTATCGATATCGCAATAGACTGAGTTCCGGCGAGGGCGCATTTGGCATCTGCTCCTTTTGGCTGGCAGAGTATCTGGCTTTGGGAGGGGGCTCCATTGAGGAAGCCGAATCGGAGTTCCAACGCCTTCTCGAGTATGGCAATGATCTTGGTCTCTTTTCCGAGGAGATGGATCCCAGAACGGCAGAAGCTCTAGGGAACTTTCCCCAGGGATTCACGCATGTAGGCTTGATAAACGCGGCTCTTACAATGGCTGATCGGCGCGAGAAAGAGACGAAGCGAGAGCAAGCTGCATGA